Proteins encoded within one genomic window of Suricata suricatta isolate VVHF042 chromosome 17, meerkat_22Aug2017_6uvM2_HiC, whole genome shotgun sequence:
- the PRCD gene encoding photoreceptor disk component PRCD isoform X3: MVRGLLFGICGAREPHTCRLKLQSDGWSPETSTASASVSDPPEADASSSLHPLPGLEWRLPGVHQTWPVCQVVLLPRFGVVPCSREPAQACPPAQCVQRAKLSAQ; encoded by the exons ATGGTTCGAGG GCTTCTCTTTGGCATCTGCGGAGCCCGTGAGCCGCACACCTGCAGGTTGAAGCTTCAAAGTGACGGATGGAGCCCCGAAACGA GCACGGCCTCCgcctctgtctctgatcctccagAAGCAGATGCCAGCAGCAGCCTGCATCCACTGCCTGGCCTGGAGTGGAGACTCCCCGGTGTGCACCAGACGTGGCCCGTGTGTCAGGTCGTCCTCCTCCCCAGGTTTGGGGTTGTGCCGTGCAGCAGGGAGCCTGCACAGGCCTGCCCTCCTGCTCAGTGTGTGCAGCGCGCGAA